The following are from one region of the Novosphingobium aureum genome:
- a CDS encoding MFS transporter: MSTSTPTRDELGLPIFKARHEISPGEISIGVIIGRTSEFFDFFVYGIASVLVFPALFFPFVDALTGTIYSFAIFALAFVARPFGSLFFMMIDRAYGRGTKLTIALFMLGGSTAAIAFLPSYDSAGNTAIWLLALFRLGQGFALGGTWDGLASLLALNAPEEKRGWYAMVPQLGAPFGLMVASALFAFMVASLPAEDFLDWGWRYPFFVAFAINVVALFARLRIVVTEEFEHLFQSRDLQAVSVASTIRDEWKTIVIGAFAPLASFALFHMVTVFPLSWVFLFTADTPISFLLIEAVAAAFGVVAVLASGYLADKFGRRTLLGSCAVGIAVFSGFAPMLLDGGMFGEILFMVLGFILLGLAFGQSSGVVATGFATEHRYTGSALTSDLAWLFGAGFAPLAALLLSANFGLLASGAYLFSGAIATLLALWLNRELASRK, encoded by the coding sequence ATGAGCACTTCCACCCCGACCCGCGATGAACTCGGGCTTCCGATTTTCAAGGCGCGCCACGAAATCTCGCCCGGCGAGATCTCGATCGGCGTGATCATCGGACGTACCTCAGAGTTCTTCGACTTCTTCGTCTACGGCATCGCCTCGGTGCTGGTGTTCCCGGCACTGTTCTTCCCCTTCGTCGATGCGCTGACCGGCACGATCTACTCCTTCGCGATCTTCGCGCTGGCCTTCGTCGCACGTCCGTTCGGTTCGCTCTTCTTCATGATGATCGACCGGGCCTATGGGCGCGGGACCAAGCTGACGATCGCGCTGTTCATGCTCGGCGGTTCGACTGCGGCGATCGCGTTCCTGCCGTCCTACGACAGCGCGGGTAACACCGCGATCTGGCTGCTGGCGCTGTTTCGTCTGGGTCAGGGCTTCGCGCTCGGGGGTACCTGGGACGGCCTCGCTTCGCTGCTCGCGCTCAATGCGCCCGAGGAAAAGCGCGGCTGGTACGCGATGGTCCCGCAGCTCGGTGCGCCGTTCGGACTGATGGTCGCGAGCGCGCTGTTCGCCTTCATGGTCGCTTCGCTGCCCGCCGAGGACTTCCTCGACTGGGGCTGGCGCTATCCCTTCTTCGTTGCTTTCGCGATCAACGTGGTGGCGCTCTTCGCTCGCCTGCGCATCGTGGTCACCGAGGAGTTCGAGCACCTGTTCCAGTCGCGCGACCTCCAGGCGGTCAGCGTGGCATCGACCATCCGCGACGAATGGAAGACCATCGTGATCGGTGCCTTCGCGCCGCTCGCCAGCTTCGCGCTGTTCCACATGGTCACCGTTTTCCCGCTGTCCTGGGTGTTCCTGTTCACCGCCGACACGCCGATCAGCTTCCTGCTGATCGAGGCCGTCGCGGCAGCCTTCGGCGTGGTCGCGGTGCTGGCTTCGGGTTACCTTGCCGACAAGTTCGGTCGCCGTACGCTGCTTGGTTCGTGCGCGGTGGGTATCGCCGTGTTCTCGGGCTTCGCTCCCATGCTGCTCGACGGGGGCATGTTCGGCGAGATCCTGTTCATGGTGCTCGGCTTCATCCTGCTCGGCCTCGCCTTCGGCCAGTCCTCGGGTGTTGTCGCCACCGGCTTCGCGACCGAGCACCGCTACACCGGCTCGGCGCTGACCAGCGACCTTGCATGGCTGTTCGGTGCAGGCTTCGCGCCGCTGGCCGCGCTGCTGCTCTCGGCCAACTTCGGCCTGCTTGCCTCGGGTGCGTATCTGTTCTCGGGTGCGATCGCGACGCTGCTGGCCCTGTGGCTCAATCGCGAGCTTGCCAGCCGCAAGTAA
- a CDS encoding tyrosine-type recombinase/integrase, with protein MTRQRLRSNRFLPEYVSRFKDRHGKERLRFRRKGYPSQYFTAALGTEAFREEYRRFNSAEAVAQAREDAHAANTIPGSIGDLLRRYLAIPERLGPSATTQTKVRQILERFAQGREDRPVKAIRFEHIDAIIAKARIKTVDANGRKVGGIEAARKLRKELRRFFAFARKLGWLTTNPVDDTQQVRVAPGDQSTGFYTWSEDDIAIYRNRWALGTKQRLAMELMLWTDQRKVDAIHLGRQHVSGGKFVIRQSKTGKLLRLPIAPQLAAAIDAMPPSDAMCFLVTEWGKPFSVKGFGGWFREQCDAAGLPKCTAHGLRKATMRRMAELEMPNKTMKSVSGHSKDDEVARYTAAANQERLAEGAISRLAEWEMSNLDPRLDTNSAEGAENGR; from the coding sequence ATGACGCGCCAGCGTCTTCGCTCCAATCGTTTTCTTCCTGAGTACGTCTCGCGGTTCAAGGATAGGCACGGCAAAGAGCGCCTTCGCTTTCGGCGCAAGGGCTATCCCTCGCAGTACTTCACCGCAGCCTTGGGCACTGAGGCATTTCGTGAAGAGTATCGCCGCTTCAATAGCGCGGAAGCTGTTGCGCAGGCGCGAGAGGACGCGCACGCCGCAAACACGATCCCTGGCAGCATTGGCGACCTGCTGCGGCGCTATCTTGCTATCCCTGAGAGGCTTGGCCCGAGTGCGACGACGCAGACCAAGGTTCGCCAGATACTTGAGCGTTTCGCGCAGGGCCGCGAGGACCGGCCCGTTAAGGCGATCCGCTTCGAACATATCGACGCCATCATTGCGAAGGCTCGGATCAAGACGGTCGATGCCAACGGGCGGAAGGTGGGGGGCATCGAGGCTGCGCGCAAACTGCGAAAGGAATTGCGCAGGTTTTTCGCGTTCGCTCGAAAGCTGGGCTGGTTGACGACCAATCCAGTCGACGACACGCAGCAAGTGAGGGTTGCTCCTGGCGATCAGTCCACCGGCTTTTACACCTGGAGCGAGGACGACATCGCAATTTATCGCAACCGGTGGGCGCTCGGAACGAAGCAACGTCTTGCCATGGAGCTGATGCTCTGGACCGATCAGCGCAAAGTCGATGCAATCCACCTTGGACGGCAACACGTCAGCGGCGGCAAATTCGTCATCCGGCAGAGCAAAACCGGTAAGCTGTTGCGCCTTCCTATCGCACCGCAACTGGCGGCTGCGATTGACGCCATGCCCCCTAGTGATGCCATGTGTTTTCTAGTGACCGAATGGGGCAAGCCTTTTTCGGTCAAGGGTTTTGGCGGTTGGTTTCGAGAACAGTGTGACGCGGCGGGCCTTCCGAAATGCACGGCGCATGGGCTGCGCAAGGCGACGATGAGGCGCATGGCTGAGCTGGAAATGCCGAACAAGACGATGAAGTCTGTCAGCGGCCACAGCAAGGACGATGAGGTTGCTCGCTACACTGCTGCCGCCAATCAGGAGCGGCTTGCGGAGGGTGCAATAAGCCGCCTTGCCGAGTGGGAAATGTCTAACCTCGATCCAAGGTTAGACACTAATTCAGCAGAAGGAGCTGAAAATGGGCGATAA
- a CDS encoding HK97 family phage prohead protease has product MVVAATLERRAFSEVRAAGRRLEGYAATFTGMADLGRFRERIAPGAFRAALSGDVLALLDHDAGKVLGRTRSGTLRLSEDAHGLSFSLDLPDTQAGRDVLLLAERGDLGGMSFGFTVPEGGDSWDGTTRTLRSIALKEISVVCAWPAYEGTEIALRSMEWGTKRQRRARALKLAEARRWA; this is encoded by the coding sequence ATGGTAGTTGCGGCAACCCTTGAGCGGCGGGCCTTTTCCGAGGTTCGCGCCGCTGGGCGGCGGCTTGAGGGCTATGCCGCCACTTTCACCGGCATGGCCGACTTGGGGCGTTTTCGGGAGCGCATTGCCCCCGGAGCGTTCCGCGCTGCGCTGTCCGGCGATGTTCTCGCCCTGCTCGACCACGACGCAGGCAAGGTGCTGGGGCGCACGCGCTCTGGCACCTTGCGCTTGTCCGAGGATGCCCACGGCTTGAGCTTCTCGCTCGACCTGCCCGATACTCAGGCGGGCCGCGACGTGCTCCTGCTTGCCGAGCGCGGCGATCTGGGCGGCATGTCGTTCGGCTTCACCGTCCCCGAGGGCGGCGATAGCTGGGATGGCACGACCCGCACGCTGCGCTCGATCGCCCTCAAGGAGATCAGCGTGGTTTGCGCCTGGCCTGCCTATGAGGGAACTGAGATCGCTTTGCGCTCCATGGAGTGGGGAACGAAACGGCAACGCCGCGCTCGCGCCCTCAAGCTTGCGGAGGCGCGCAGATGGGCCTGA
- a CDS encoding terminase large subunit produces MTGLPMFASFEPSPALAMMAAHPWEKDGMPEADRVIAFLETLPIVSGLKAGEALELIEFQRQFIRGVYEPRDRDGNRLVRLAALSVARGNGKSALLSGLSLAHLLGPCSEAYGECYAAALDREQAGVLYNQARAYIEATPWMAARVNIRDWHKEIIDEDSQSRWRALTSDARKAHGLAPSFWIADEVAQWRSRELWDNLATGMGKRTSALGVTISTQAADDLHFFSEMLDAEPVPTVYTQLHAAPNECALDDREAWAAANPALGVFLNEDQFADAAARAKRSPSFQPSFRLLQLNQRIAAEGRFIEQLDWDANSEPFDATELEGQVCYGGLDLSSTRDLTALALYFPHAGKVLVWHWLPYDTIPARVDRDRVPYDRWVADGWAQATVGNARDDLAILMQLADIRSRYDVRGIAFDRWQIERLNKLLNDEGIDLPMTEFVPGFKSYAAAVDAFETALLTRKLQHNGNPLLRWQAGNVIVETDPAGNRKPTKAKSYDRIDGIVATIMACGAAAVDEGPQVYRGEGLMWI; encoded by the coding sequence GTGACCGGCCTGCCGATGTTCGCGAGCTTCGAGCCCTCGCCAGCCTTGGCGATGATGGCTGCCCACCCTTGGGAAAAGGACGGGATGCCGGAAGCGGATCGCGTGATCGCCTTCCTTGAGACGCTCCCGATCGTGTCGGGGCTGAAGGCTGGTGAGGCGCTCGAACTGATCGAGTTCCAGCGCCAGTTCATCCGGGGAGTGTACGAGCCGCGAGATCGTGACGGCAACCGTCTGGTGCGCCTCGCAGCGCTGTCCGTGGCGCGCGGCAATGGCAAGTCCGCCCTGCTGTCCGGCCTCTCGCTGGCACACCTGCTGGGCCCTTGCTCGGAAGCCTACGGGGAGTGCTATGCCGCTGCCCTCGATCGCGAGCAGGCCGGTGTGCTCTACAACCAGGCGCGGGCCTACATCGAGGCAACGCCTTGGATGGCGGCTCGGGTCAATATCCGCGACTGGCACAAGGAAATCATCGACGAGGACAGCCAGTCCCGCTGGCGTGCGCTGACCTCCGATGCTCGCAAGGCGCATGGCCTCGCGCCGTCGTTCTGGATCGCGGACGAGGTGGCGCAGTGGCGCAGCCGGGAGCTTTGGGACAACCTTGCCACCGGCATGGGCAAGCGCACGTCGGCGCTGGGCGTGACGATCAGCACGCAGGCGGCCGATGACCTCCATTTCTTCTCCGAGATGCTGGACGCAGAGCCAGTGCCCACGGTTTACACCCAGCTGCACGCAGCGCCGAACGAGTGCGCTCTCGACGACCGAGAGGCCTGGGCGGCGGCTAATCCGGCGCTGGGCGTGTTCCTCAACGAAGATCAGTTTGCCGATGCAGCGGCACGCGCCAAACGCTCGCCCTCGTTCCAGCCCTCGTTTCGCCTGCTCCAGCTCAACCAGCGCATTGCCGCCGAAGGGCGGTTTATCGAGCAGCTCGATTGGGATGCGAACAGTGAGCCTTTCGACGCGACCGAGCTGGAAGGGCAGGTGTGCTACGGCGGCTTGGATCTGTCGAGCACCCGCGACCTTACTGCGCTTGCGCTCTACTTCCCGCACGCCGGCAAGGTTCTCGTCTGGCACTGGCTGCCCTATGACACGATCCCGGCGCGCGTGGATCGCGATCGCGTGCCTTACGACCGATGGGTTGCCGATGGCTGGGCGCAAGCGACGGTTGGCAACGCCCGTGACGATCTGGCGATCCTGATGCAGCTCGCCGACATTCGCAGCCGGTACGACGTGCGCGGCATCGCCTTCGACCGCTGGCAAATCGAGCGCCTAAACAAGCTGCTGAACGACGAGGGGATTGACTTGCCGATGACCGAGTTCGTCCCCGGCTTCAAATCCTACGCGGCTGCGGTGGACGCGTTCGAGACTGCCCTGCTGACGCGCAAGCTGCAGCACAACGGCAATCCCTTGCTGCGCTGGCAGGCGGGCAATGTGATCGTGGAAACCGACCCGGCAGGCAACCGCAAGCCTACCAAGGCGAAGTCATATGACCGGATCGACGGCATCGTTGCCACGATCATGGCCTGCGGTGCAGCGGCGGTCGATGAGGGCCCCCAGGTCTATCGGGGCGAAGGGCTCATGTGGATCTAA
- a CDS encoding HNH endonuclease signature motif containing protein, protein MCRHCAKRGALTMASHVDHIKAISEGGAPFPGHDGLQALCLPCHSRKTARGGEAGAASTTKPMKGCDADGNPIDPAHPWKSLRAEAHVAPSSLETQLVRGIRRG, encoded by the coding sequence ATGTGCCGCCATTGTGCGAAGCGTGGCGCGCTGACCATGGCCAGCCATGTCGACCACATCAAGGCTATCAGCGAGGGTGGCGCGCCTTTCCCCGGTCACGACGGACTGCAAGCGCTCTGCCTGCCCTGCCACAGTCGGAAGACGGCGCGAGGTGGCGAGGCAGGTGCGGCCAGCACGACCAAGCCGATGAAGGGTTGCGATGCCGATGGCAATCCGATCGACCCGGCTCACCCTTGGAAATCGCTCAGGGCTGAGGCCCATGTAGCGCCGTCGAGCCTTGAAACTCAGTTAGTTCGGGGAATCCGCCGTGGGTAA
- a CDS encoding phage portal protein, with amino-acid sequence MGLIDRMASFMGYERRDDASPLDPSWQAVASNVGYPSVMSARMAENLSAVLACVNAISTALAYVPALVYRREGDNRTESLSHPVSRLARGQLATRMTWPDVIEHWIASALLTGNGLIEIVRSGNGQLSNLIFVPWQYVTVQELSSGRLAYDVGDGKGSMRRLLEGEVLHLRDRTDDGLLGRSRLSRSADTVQGVELANRHAREFLRNGASPSGLIEVPGTLTADQRDTLRSQFNGRHGGAGNAGKTLVLDGGMTFKPAQISPEDAELLETRQFGVIEICRLYGVPPPIIQAYENNTFTNAAQAGLWFATFCLSPWARKIEAEFARSLFPVGSSYELELDLSGFLRGDPATRWNAHKIAIDTGVLDPEEVRQVEGWNPRATEVQTNG; translated from the coding sequence ATGGGCCTGATTGATCGCATGGCGTCCTTCATGGGCTACGAGCGGAGGGACGATGCCTCTCCGCTCGATCCTTCGTGGCAGGCAGTTGCGTCCAACGTCGGCTATCCGAGCGTGATGAGCGCACGCATGGCCGAGAACCTTTCGGCGGTTCTGGCCTGCGTCAATGCGATCAGCACGGCGCTCGCCTACGTCCCCGCGCTGGTTTACCGCCGCGAGGGCGACAACCGGACCGAAAGTCTCTCGCACCCGGTTTCCCGACTTGCACGCGGCCAGCTGGCCACGCGCATGACGTGGCCCGACGTGATCGAGCACTGGATTGCATCGGCGCTGCTGACCGGCAACGGGCTTATCGAGATCGTGCGCAGCGGCAACGGTCAGCTTTCCAACCTGATCTTTGTGCCGTGGCAGTATGTGACCGTGCAGGAGCTTTCCAGCGGTCGCCTCGCTTATGACGTTGGTGACGGCAAGGGCTCCATGCGCCGCTTGCTGGAAGGCGAAGTGCTCCACCTGCGAGATCGCACGGACGACGGCCTGCTGGGCCGCTCCCGCCTGTCTCGTTCCGCCGATACCGTACAGGGCGTGGAGCTGGCCAACCGCCACGCGCGCGAGTTCCTGCGCAACGGTGCATCGCCCTCCGGGCTCATCGAAGTTCCGGGCACTCTCACCGCCGACCAGCGTGACACCTTGCGTAGCCAGTTCAATGGCCGCCATGGTGGCGCCGGGAACGCGGGCAAGACGCTGGTGCTCGACGGCGGGATGACCTTCAAGCCTGCCCAGATTTCGCCTGAGGATGCGGAGCTTCTCGAAACCCGCCAGTTCGGCGTGATCGAGATTTGCCGCCTCTACGGCGTTCCGCCGCCGATCATCCAGGCATACGAGAACAACACCTTCACCAACGCGGCGCAGGCCGGGTTGTGGTTTGCCACGTTCTGTCTCTCGCCTTGGGCACGCAAGATCGAGGCCGAATTTGCCCGCTCGCTGTTCCCGGTGGGCAGTTCATACGAGCTTGAGCTGGATCTGTCGGGCTTCCTGCGTGGCGATCCTGCGACCCGCTGGAACGCCCACAAGATCGCAATCGACACCGGCGTTCTTGACCCGGAGGAAGTTCGCCAGGTCGAAGGCTGGAACCCGCGAGCAACGGAGGTGCAGACCAATGGCTGA
- a CDS encoding phage major capsid protein, with the protein MKTSDLIEARGAIVARMTAADAADDNAAFDAATAELAAHDVKIERAKKIDAAERSESGRVLAGGSGEFAELRNQSLRETLAYKIDPTSLPGETRAKVEREQAMLVERAGKKPEGVHIATELFEKRAVQTTANSGAILPTDFRPDQFVSALTASTVLNALGATTLSGLTGNVEIPRETGSPAVGWVAENSALPTGNATFDSLTLSPHHVGVISEMSRNMIMQASPSIEMLLRQMMARDIALEIDRAGLNGSGIGAEPRGLLNDPDIDDVAFTTDLFDLTADMMAAADLANVMGGRGFLSTNSVKGNAMHLRDGDGHAITLAETFHNETALFTNQAPNDLGTGNDEHALVYGYWPDFLIGIWSQLDILVNPFAETAYSKGNILIRTMATVDFGVRRPASFVKASGVTAV; encoded by the coding sequence ATGAAGACCAGTGACCTGATCGAAGCGAGGGGCGCGATTGTCGCTCGCATGACCGCTGCCGACGCAGCTGACGACAACGCGGCTTTCGACGCGGCGACCGCCGAGCTGGCCGCCCACGACGTCAAGATCGAGCGCGCCAAGAAGATCGACGCCGCCGAGCGCTCCGAAAGCGGGCGAGTCCTGGCAGGCGGCAGCGGCGAGTTCGCCGAGCTGCGCAATCAGTCGCTGCGCGAGACGCTGGCCTACAAGATCGACCCGACGAGCCTTCCCGGCGAGACCCGTGCCAAGGTCGAACGCGAACAGGCGATGCTCGTCGAGCGCGCGGGCAAGAAGCCCGAGGGCGTCCACATCGCGACCGAGCTGTTCGAGAAGCGCGCTGTGCAGACGACCGCGAACAGCGGGGCGATCCTGCCGACCGACTTCCGGCCTGATCAGTTCGTGTCCGCGCTCACCGCGAGCACCGTTCTCAACGCCCTTGGCGCCACGACCCTTTCGGGCCTCACCGGTAACGTCGAGATCCCGCGCGAGACCGGCTCGCCTGCCGTGGGCTGGGTGGCCGAGAACAGCGCGCTCCCGACCGGCAACGCCACGTTCGATTCGCTGACTCTCTCGCCGCATCATGTGGGCGTGATCAGCGAGATGAGCCGCAACATGATCATGCAGGCCAGCCCCTCGATCGAGATGCTCCTGCGGCAGATGATGGCGCGGGATATTGCGCTGGAGATCGACCGCGCGGGCCTCAACGGTTCGGGCATCGGAGCGGAGCCGCGCGGGCTGCTCAACGATCCCGACATTGACGACGTGGCGTTCACGACCGACCTGTTCGACCTCACGGCGGATATGATGGCGGCGGCGGACCTGGCGAACGTCATGGGCGGACGCGGCTTCCTCTCGACCAACAGCGTCAAGGGTAACGCCATGCACCTCCGCGACGGCGACGGGCACGCGATCACGCTTGCGGAGACCTTCCACAACGAAACCGCGCTGTTCACCAATCAGGCACCGAACGACCTGGGCACCGGCAATGACGAGCACGCGCTGGTGTATGGCTACTGGCCCGACTTCCTCATCGGCATCTGGAGCCAGCTCGACATTCTCGTGAATCCCTTTGCTGAGACTGCCTACAGCAAGGGCAACATCCTCATCCGCACCATGGCAACGGTGGATTTCGGCGTTCGCCGTCCCGCCTCGTTCGTCAAGGCATCCGGCGTGACGGCCGTCTGA
- a CDS encoding AAA family ATPase yields MNWDDIERQAEDAERRRKLRIVDGTEGNQAPRLASLNLAELAMTLAEAPVFAIERVAPLGEVTLFTGPGSSGKSLLAQQLATCAAAGLNCLGLEVMACPTLYVTCEDGPTHLHYRQERLCEALDVPMASLAGKLHLVSLRGALDNELECKDDKGVYGPSPAFHRLAETITATESKIVAIDNVAHLFAGNENDRHDVTRFVNLLNRLASQTGAAIILVGHPNKSGDTYSGSTAWLNAVRSQVWINRVVDDEGNENDKDVRALTIGKANYAAPGEALRFRWHQWAFILEGELPSDQRAEIAEIIKANGEVEIFLRCLRARMEQGEGREVGPAPGPNYAPSQFEGMPQAKGLKKAALKRAMERLFMMGKLTTATVERPGKSAQKTILVEVPERSPNASRTLVPNDPEPRPERPRTHTLIPKGIKGAGPGAPSPSSDTSIESGWSPDESFDDEGGKR; encoded by the coding sequence ATGAATTGGGACGATATTGAGCGCCAGGCAGAAGACGCCGAGCGTCGCCGCAAACTGCGTATTGTTGACGGGACGGAAGGCAATCAGGCGCCACGGCTTGCCTCGCTTAACCTTGCCGAATTGGCAATGACCCTCGCGGAGGCACCTGTGTTTGCGATTGAACGTGTTGCGCCCCTTGGCGAGGTGACGCTTTTCACCGGCCCCGGCAGTTCCGGCAAATCACTGTTGGCCCAGCAGCTCGCCACTTGCGCAGCCGCTGGCCTTAACTGCCTTGGGTTGGAGGTCATGGCCTGTCCGACCCTCTACGTCACTTGCGAGGATGGCCCGACGCACCTGCACTACCGTCAGGAGCGGCTTTGCGAGGCGCTGGACGTCCCGATGGCGAGTCTTGCCGGTAAGCTGCATCTGGTCAGTCTGCGCGGTGCGCTCGACAATGAGCTTGAGTGCAAGGACGACAAGGGCGTCTATGGACCTTCGCCAGCTTTCCACCGGCTTGCTGAGACAATTACAGCTACGGAAAGCAAGATCGTCGCGATCGACAATGTGGCGCATTTGTTCGCCGGGAACGAGAACGACCGCCATGACGTAACCCGCTTCGTCAACCTGCTGAACCGCTTGGCGTCGCAGACTGGCGCAGCGATCATCCTTGTCGGGCATCCGAACAAAAGCGGCGACACCTACAGCGGATCGACGGCATGGCTCAATGCGGTCCGCTCGCAAGTTTGGATCAATCGTGTCGTCGACGATGAAGGGAACGAGAACGACAAGGACGTGCGCGCGCTCACGATCGGCAAGGCGAACTATGCGGCGCCGGGTGAAGCGTTGCGCTTCCGCTGGCACCAGTGGGCGTTCATCTTGGAAGGCGAGCTGCCGTCTGACCAGCGCGCCGAGATTGCTGAGATCATCAAGGCTAACGGTGAGGTCGAGATCTTCCTGCGCTGCCTCAGGGCACGCATGGAGCAGGGCGAAGGGCGCGAAGTGGGCCCCGCCCCAGGACCGAACTATGCGCCATCGCAGTTCGAGGGAATGCCTCAGGCAAAGGGCCTGAAAAAGGCTGCGCTCAAGAGGGCTATGGAGCGGTTGTTCATGATGGGCAAACTCACGACAGCAACCGTTGAGCGCCCCGGCAAATCAGCCCAAAAAACTATCCTCGTGGAGGTTCCCGAACGCTCCCCGAACGCCTCCCGAACACTCGTCCCGAACGATCCCGAACCCCGTCCCGAACGCCCCCGCACACACACCCTTATACCTAAAGGTATAAAGGGGGCTGGGCCTGGGGCCCCCAGCCCCTCCTCTGATACCTCCATTGAATCGGGCTGGTCGCCCGATGAGTCTTTTGATGATGAGGGAGGCAAGCGGTGA
- a CDS encoding head-tail connector protein, with protein sequence MADLVTLAEAKLWLRIDGDDEDSTILLLIAAASEAVLTTADGWDGTGEVPARLKLACLARIAVSDQDRANVSAGTGEDRLVQPFRALDV encoded by the coding sequence ATGGCTGACCTTGTTACCCTTGCCGAGGCGAAGCTCTGGCTGCGCATCGATGGCGATGACGAAGATAGCACCATCTTGCTGCTTATCGCCGCCGCGTCTGAGGCAGTGTTGACCACCGCCGATGGCTGGGATGGCACTGGTGAGGTACCCGCGCGCCTCAAACTCGCGTGCCTCGCGCGCATCGCTGTGTCCGACCAGGACCGAGCAAACGTCAGCGCCGGCACTGGCGAAGATCGCCTTGTGCAACCCTTCAGGGCGTTGGACGTCTAA
- a CDS encoding Arc family DNA-binding protein: MSESPKQIPPFGLRMPPGLKEQVQRAAEASNRSMNAEIVSRLENSFVAGDGAVLDIDEETVKRLIKQVIELREGDMRDRG, encoded by the coding sequence ATGAGCGAATCGCCCAAACAGATACCGCCCTTTGGTCTTCGGATGCCGCCGGGATTGAAAGAGCAAGTGCAGCGCGCGGCCGAAGCCAGCAATCGCAGCATGAACGCAGAAATCGTCTCGCGCCTTGAGAATTCCTTTGTCGCGGGGGATGGCGCTGTTCTCGACATCGATGAGGAAACGGTGAAACGCCTTATCAAGCAGGTTATCGAACTGCGGGAAGGCGACATGAGAGATCGGGGTTAG
- the cyoA gene encoding ubiquinol oxidase subunit II codes for MRSPESRKMPRLPAALARAPVARTAAALALTGALSACNTVVLKPAGDVAQQQGDLVVISTVLMLLIVAPVMLAVAVFAWRYRASNTEAKYEPDWDHSTQLELLIWAAPLLIIICLGALTWTSTHLLDPYRTIGRIDDKTPLASDVKPLEVDVVALDWKWLFIYPEQGIATVNELVVPTGRPLQFRITASSVMNSFYVPAMAGQIYAMPGMETRLHAVMNKTGDDFVGFSANYSGAGFSGMRFNTRSVTEADFAAWASSVKAGDDKSAAGALDAATYLELEKPSENTPVMHYANVDADLFGKVVDLCVEPGKMCMSEMMAIDARGGLGKAGIRNVEMLTYDKYGRDAATSATANPSAAVQRELAWVRALCKQAPGSVIDNTVEAPSDLSALSGSDLKAPQSISLNGREADAASTPARPSSITRN; via the coding sequence ATGCGCTCTCCCGAGTCCCGAAAGATGCCGCGCCTTCCTGCCGCGCTGGCCCGAGCCCCTGTCGCCCGTACTGCTGCCGCACTGGCACTGACGGGCGCCCTTTCAGCCTGCAACACCGTCGTGCTCAAGCCGGCCGGTGACGTCGCGCAGCAGCAAGGCGACCTCGTCGTGATATCGACGGTCCTGATGCTGCTGATCGTCGCTCCGGTGATGCTCGCGGTCGCGGTGTTCGCCTGGCGCTACCGCGCCTCGAACACCGAAGCCAAGTACGAGCCGGACTGGGATCACTCGACCCAGCTCGAACTGCTCATCTGGGCCGCGCCACTGCTGATCATCATCTGCCTCGGCGCGCTGACCTGGACCAGCACGCACCTGCTCGACCCCTACCGCACGATCGGTCGCATCGACGACAAGACCCCGCTCGCCTCCGACGTGAAGCCGCTCGAGGTGGACGTCGTCGCGCTCGACTGGAAGTGGCTGTTCATCTACCCCGAACAGGGCATCGCCACGGTCAACGAACTGGTCGTTCCCACCGGTCGCCCGCTGCAGTTCCGCATCACCGCCTCGAGCGTGATGAACTCGTTCTACGTTCCCGCGATGGCCGGCCAGATTTATGCCATGCCCGGCATGGAGACCCGCCTGCACGCGGTGATGAACAAGACCGGCGACGACTTCGTCGGCTTCTCGGCGAACTACTCGGGCGCGGGCTTCTCGGGCATGCGCTTCAACACCCGCTCGGTGACCGAGGCCGATTTCGCCGCCTGGGCTTCCTCGGTCAAGGCAGGCGACGACAAGTCCGCTGCCGGTGCCCTCGATGCCGCGACCTATCTCGAACTCGAGAAGCCGAGCGAGAACACCCCGGTCATGCACTATGCCAATGTCGATGCCGACCTGTTCGGCAAGGTCGTCGACCTTTGTGTCGAGCCCGGCAAGATGTGCATGAGCGAGATGATGGCGATCGACGCACGCGGCGGCCTCGGCAAGGCCGGCATCCGCAACGTCGAGATGTTGACTTACGACAAGTACGGCCGCGATGCCGCCACGAGCGCCACCGCGAACCCGTCCGCAGCCGTCCAGCGCGAGCTGGCCTGGGTCCGCGCCCTGTGCAAGCAGGCGCCCGGCAGCGTGATCGACAATACCGTCGAGGCGCCCTCGGACCTCAGCGCGCTCTCGGGCTCGGACCTCAAGGCTCCGCAGTCCATTTCGCTCAACGGCCGCGAGGCCGACGCCGCGAGCACCCCGGCTCGCCCCTCCTCGATTACCCGGAACTGA
- a CDS encoding Arc family DNA-binding protein → MSEKRIPPFGLRMPRDLHDSIRRRAASNQRSMNSEIVFALREYEQKASSRAA, encoded by the coding sequence ATGTCGGAGAAACGAATTCCCCCGTTTGGATTGCGGATGCCGCGCGACTTGCACGATTCCATTCGTCGGCGCGCCGCGAGCAATCAGCGGTCCATGAACAGTGAGATCGTATTTGCGCTGCGTGAGTACGAGCAGAAGGCTTCGAGCCGCGCGGCATAG